A genomic region of Staphylococcus roterodami contains the following coding sequences:
- a CDS encoding GntR family transcriptional regulator produces the protein MLNLINQKKLEHGDQLPSNLSIARELNVKTDDVYEAIQALITEQVIKDNFEEGSSVKSLPPFFYPLNELISIGQMIKNAGFDSGTEYLNFDEQPATMLDASLLTVEEGHPVTIIERLRTADGQPVVYCLDKIAKKELTCTGYQMSNGSMLSAIKEQSNHNICYADTEIEAVNYEPRISEVLNASPHEGLILLKITHYNELDEPILYSLNYMKNSLVQFKVTRKI, from the coding sequence ATTTTAAATTTGATTAATCAGAAAAAATTAGAACATGGTGATCAACTTCCTAGTAATTTATCTATTGCCAGAGAATTAAATGTAAAAACCGATGATGTTTACGAAGCCATTCAGGCATTGATTACTGAACAAGTCATTAAAGATAATTTTGAAGAGGGCTCAAGTGTTAAGTCACTGCCCCCTTTCTTTTATCCATTAAATGAACTGATTAGTATAGGGCAGATGATTAAAAATGCAGGATTTGATAGTGGCACGGAATATTTAAATTTTGATGAACAACCTGCCACAATGTTAGATGCAAGTCTGTTAACTGTCGAAGAAGGACATCCCGTTACAATTATTGAACGATTGAGAACGGCTGATGGGCAACCTGTTGTTTATTGTTTAGATAAAATTGCTAAAAAAGAATTAACATGTACCGGTTACCAAATGAGCAATGGTTCAATGTTAAGTGCCATCAAAGAACAGAGTAATCATAATATTTGTTATGCTGATACTGAAATTGAAGCGGTTAATTATGAACCGAGAATTTCAGAAGTATTAAACGCATCGCCACATGAGGGATTAATTTTACTAAAAATAACTCATTATAATGAGTTAGATGAACCCATCTTGTATTCATTGAATTATATGAAAAATAGTTTAGTGCAGTTTAAAGTTACAAGAAAAATATAG